The Nocardioides salarius genome includes a region encoding these proteins:
- a CDS encoding DUF4192 domain-containing protein, with product MTFPEMPSPSAPPHGFVARDPADVLAVVPVLLGFEPEDCVVMLTFGAEHQFHARLDLPPADASDARVAELAGLLVEPAVRHHVSGVLLVVYSDEAERARRSARCLVDAFSAAGITVLRAIRADGERHWPATGPGEGTAYDVSAHPVRVQAVLDGHVTRRSRADLAATLDPDGRGRADVARALDHRPALTADEVSTLLLSCLATGSVPGPHEVAGLVRAVADPVVRDVAWLMMTRQDADRHVVLWSDVVRRTPDEWLPGAAAVLGFAAWLSGSGALAWCALDRCLSVDPDHILGGYVAQLLERAVPPHAWAGAGRPA from the coding sequence ATGACGTTCCCAGAGATGCCTTCCCCGTCAGCCCCTCCGCACGGCTTCGTGGCCCGTGACCCCGCCGACGTCCTGGCCGTGGTGCCGGTGCTGCTCGGCTTCGAGCCCGAGGACTGCGTGGTGATGCTGACGTTCGGCGCCGAGCACCAGTTCCACGCGCGGCTCGACCTCCCCCCGGCCGACGCGAGCGACGCCCGGGTCGCCGAGCTCGCGGGGCTGCTGGTCGAGCCGGCGGTGCGTCACCACGTCTCCGGGGTGCTGCTGGTCGTCTACTCCGACGAGGCCGAGCGGGCGCGGCGCAGCGCCCGCTGCCTCGTCGACGCGTTCAGCGCCGCGGGGATCACGGTGCTGCGCGCGATCCGCGCCGACGGGGAGCGGCACTGGCCGGCGACCGGTCCCGGCGAGGGCACGGCGTACGACGTCAGCGCCCACCCGGTGCGGGTCCAGGCCGTGCTCGACGGCCACGTGACCCGCCGCTCGCGGGCCGACCTCGCCGCGACCCTCGACCCCGACGGGCGCGGACGCGCCGACGTGGCCCGGGCGCTGGACCACCGGCCAGCCCTGACCGCCGACGAGGTCTCCACGCTGCTGCTCTCCTGCCTGGCCACCGGCAGCGTCCCCGGCCCCCACGAGGTGGCCGGGCTGGTGCGCGCGGTGGCCGACCCGGTCGTGCGCGACGTCGCGTGGCTGATGATGACCAGGCAGGACGCCGACCGGCACGTGGTGCTCTGGTCCGACGTGGTGCGACGCACCCCCGACGAGTGGCTGCCCGGGGCGGCGGCGGTGCTCGGCTTCGCGGCCTGGCTCTCCGGCAGCGGGGCCCTGGCCTGGTGCGCCCTCGACCGGTGCCTGTCCGTCGACCCCGACCACATCCTGGGCGGCTACGTGGCCCAGCTCCTCGAGCGCGCGGTGCCGCCGCACGCGTGGGCCGGCGCCGGGCGGCCCGCCTGA
- a CDS encoding S9 family peptidase, translating into MSSSTSPHPPVAPPVAPRRPTQRELHGRTRHDDYEWLREKDSPEVRAHLEAENAWTEARTAHLADLRTRIFEEIRARTRETDLSVPTRNRDHWYYGRSFEGREYGATCRVPVAGPDDWTPPTPAEDCAPDQPALPGEEVLLDLDALAEGHEFFSLGGASISPDATLLAYSVDVVGDERYTARIKDLASGELLPDVIEGVIHGTTWDRAGENLYYATVDESWRADKVWRHRLGTEQSQDELVHHEEDGRFFVGVGRTRSDRFLVIASGSKTTSEYRFLDADAPEAGWQVFAERVEDVEYSLEHAVLAGEDRFLVLHNATGPDFEIASAPVSPTPAAGWEPLVAHDPAVRLEEVDAFAGHLVVHQRSHGLTQLRIIELGPDGVGDDYLVPFDAPVYTVGAGGNLTFDQPTVRLGFTSMAVPSSVYDYDVRSRGLTLLRRAPVLGGYDPDDYEEHRLWATADDGEQVPISIVARRGSREDDGGGTRPVPTLLYGYGSYEASIDPYFSIARLSLLDRGAAFAIAHVRGGGEMGRRWYDDGKMAKKQNTFSDFVACARHLVATGWSRPETLVAEGGSAGGMLMGAVANQAPEMFTGIVAQVPFVDALTTMLDASLPLTVTEYDEWGNPEADPEVYDYMASYAPYDNVTEQDYPAILAETSLNDTRVLYVEPAKWVARLRATAPDHRPDVLLRTEMSAGHGGVSGRYKAWHDRAFALAWMLDRMGLADS; encoded by the coding sequence ATGTCCTCCTCCACGTCCCCGCACCCGCCCGTGGCTCCCCCGGTGGCGCCGCGGCGTCCCACGCAGCGCGAGCTCCACGGTCGCACCCGCCACGACGACTACGAGTGGCTGCGCGAGAAGGACTCCCCCGAGGTGCGCGCGCACCTGGAGGCCGAGAACGCCTGGACCGAGGCCCGCACCGCCCACCTGGCCGACCTGCGCACCCGGATCTTCGAGGAGATCAGGGCCCGCACCCGCGAGACCGACCTGTCGGTGCCGACGCGCAACCGCGACCACTGGTACTACGGACGCTCCTTCGAGGGCCGCGAGTACGGCGCGACCTGCCGCGTGCCGGTCGCCGGGCCCGACGACTGGACCCCGCCGACCCCCGCCGAGGACTGCGCCCCCGACCAGCCCGCGCTGCCGGGCGAGGAGGTGCTGCTCGACCTCGACGCGCTGGCCGAGGGCCACGAGTTCTTCTCCCTGGGCGGTGCCAGCATCAGCCCCGACGCCACCCTGCTGGCCTACAGCGTCGACGTGGTCGGCGACGAGCGCTACACCGCGCGCATCAAGGACCTGGCCAGCGGCGAGCTGCTGCCCGACGTCATCGAGGGCGTCATCCACGGCACCACGTGGGACCGCGCCGGCGAGAACCTCTACTACGCCACGGTCGACGAGTCGTGGCGCGCCGACAAGGTCTGGCGCCACCGGCTCGGCACCGAGCAGTCGCAGGACGAGCTGGTGCACCACGAGGAGGACGGACGCTTCTTCGTCGGCGTCGGCCGCACCCGCTCCGACCGCTTCCTGGTCATCGCCTCGGGCAGCAAGACCACCTCGGAGTACCGCTTCCTCGACGCCGACGCCCCCGAGGCCGGCTGGCAGGTCTTCGCGGAGCGGGTCGAGGACGTGGAGTACTCCCTCGAGCACGCGGTGCTCGCCGGCGAGGACCGCTTCCTGGTCCTGCACAACGCCACCGGTCCCGACTTCGAGATCGCCAGCGCCCCCGTCTCCCCCACCCCCGCAGCCGGCTGGGAGCCGCTGGTGGCCCACGACCCGGCCGTGCGCCTGGAGGAGGTCGACGCCTTCGCCGGCCACCTGGTGGTGCACCAGCGCAGCCACGGCCTGACCCAGCTGCGGATCATCGAGCTGGGCCCCGACGGTGTCGGCGACGACTACCTGGTGCCCTTCGACGCGCCTGTCTACACCGTCGGCGCGGGCGGCAACCTGACCTTCGACCAGCCCACGGTCCGCCTGGGCTTCACCTCGATGGCGGTGCCCTCCTCGGTCTACGACTACGACGTGCGCAGCCGCGGGCTGACGCTGCTGCGGCGCGCCCCCGTGCTCGGCGGCTACGACCCCGACGACTACGAGGAGCACCGTCTGTGGGCCACCGCCGACGACGGCGAGCAGGTGCCGATCTCGATCGTGGCCCGGCGCGGCTCGCGCGAGGACGACGGCGGCGGCACCCGCCCGGTCCCCACGCTGCTCTACGGCTACGGCTCCTACGAGGCCTCGATCGACCCCTACTTCTCGATCGCGCGCCTCTCGCTGCTCGACCGGGGCGCGGCCTTCGCCATCGCCCACGTGCGCGGCGGCGGCGAGATGGGCCGGCGCTGGTACGACGACGGCAAGATGGCCAAGAAGCAGAACACCTTCTCCGACTTCGTCGCCTGCGCGCGCCACCTCGTCGCGACCGGGTGGTCGCGCCCCGAGACGCTCGTCGCCGAGGGCGGCAGCGCCGGCGGGATGCTGATGGGAGCGGTGGCCAACCAGGCCCCCGAGATGTTCACCGGGATCGTGGCGCAGGTGCCGTTCGTCGACGCCCTCACCACGATGCTCGACGCCAGCCTGCCGCTGACGGTCACCGAGTACGACGAGTGGGGCAACCCCGAGGCCGACCCCGAGGTCTACGACTACATGGCCTCCTACGCGCCGTACGACAACGTCACCGAGCAGGACTACCCGGCGATCCTGGCCGAGACCTCGCTCAACGACACCCGGGTGCTCTACGTGGAGCCGGCCAAGTGGGTGGCCCGGCTGCGCGCCACCGCCCCCGACCACCGGCCCGACGTGCTGCTGCGCACCGAGATGTCGGCGGGGCACGGCGGCGTGTCGGGCCGCTACAAGGCGTGGCACGACCGGGCCTTCGCGCTGGCGTGGATGCTCGACCGGATGGGCCTGGCCGACTCCTGA
- a CDS encoding 5-oxoprolinase subunit B family protein — translation MEPSSAADPVHVRAFGPTALLAEVDDAAAALALATWLRERGVAAADVVPAARTVLLDGLDPADVGPTRALLAGWRGQPIAGGDRRPAGGGPVVELAVVYDGPDLDDVADLWGVSREEAMARHTGLELVSVFCGFAPGFAYLSGLPAQWAVPRLGTPRTRVPPGSVALADTWCGVYPTASPGGWRLLGRTSASLWDVDRDPPALLAPGTRVRFVAAEAP, via the coding sequence ATGGAGCCTTCGAGCGCGGCTGACCCCGTGCACGTGCGCGCCTTCGGGCCCACCGCCCTGCTGGCCGAGGTCGACGACGCGGCCGCCGCGCTCGCCCTGGCGACCTGGCTGCGCGAGCGCGGGGTGGCGGCCGCCGACGTGGTGCCCGCGGCTCGCACGGTGCTGCTCGACGGCCTGGACCCGGCCGACGTCGGCCCCACCCGCGCGCTGCTCGCGGGCTGGCGCGGCCAGCCGATCGCGGGTGGTGACCGGCGACCGGCGGGCGGCGGTCCCGTCGTCGAGCTGGCGGTGGTCTACGACGGTCCCGACCTCGACGACGTGGCCGACCTGTGGGGCGTCTCGCGCGAGGAGGCCATGGCCCGCCACACCGGCCTCGAGCTGGTCAGCGTCTTCTGCGGCTTCGCTCCCGGGTTCGCCTACCTCTCCGGGCTGCCTGCGCAGTGGGCGGTGCCGCGGCTGGGCACGCCACGGACCCGGGTGCCCCCCGGCTCGGTCGCGCTCGCCGACACCTGGTGCGGCGTCTACCCCACCGCCTCGCCGGGCGGGTGGCGGCTGCTGGGCCGCACCAGCGCCTCGCTCTGGGACGTCGACCGCGACCCGCCGGCACTGCTCGCGCCCGGCACCCGGGTGCGCTTCGTCGCCGCGGAGGCGCCGTGA
- a CDS encoding biotin-dependent carboxyltransferase family protein yields MSVRALEVLATGPLCTVQDQGRPGLAHLGVPRAGALDRPAADLANRLVGNPPGAALLEVVLGGLEVRATADTWVAVTGAPAPVVVGRRPAAPGRAERLPAGAVLRLGAPRAGVRSYVAVAGGIDVAPVLGSRSTDTLAGVGPPVLAPGQRLGLGPPAGPPAPVEAPAVPPRGTPTGVLRVHPGPRLERLGPQALAELCATAYVVGAEADRVGLRLDGPPLTHADAGELPSEGMVLGSVQVPPSGRPVVFLADHPPTGGYPVVAVVDPGDLWQCAQLRPGDPVRFTRAR; encoded by the coding sequence GTGAGCGTCCGCGCCCTCGAGGTGCTGGCCACGGGGCCGCTGTGCACGGTGCAGGACCAGGGCCGCCCCGGGCTGGCCCACCTGGGTGTGCCCCGCGCCGGTGCGCTCGACCGGCCGGCCGCCGACCTCGCCAACCGGCTGGTCGGCAACCCGCCCGGGGCCGCGCTGCTCGAGGTGGTGCTCGGCGGGCTCGAGGTCCGGGCCACCGCCGACACGTGGGTCGCCGTCACGGGTGCTCCCGCACCGGTGGTGGTGGGGCGCCGGCCCGCTGCCCCGGGCCGCGCCGAGCGCCTGCCCGCCGGAGCCGTGCTGCGCCTGGGCGCCCCACGGGCCGGCGTGCGCAGCTACGTCGCCGTCGCCGGCGGGATCGACGTCGCCCCCGTCCTCGGCTCGCGCTCGACCGACACCCTCGCCGGGGTCGGCCCGCCGGTCCTGGCACCCGGCCAGCGGCTGGGCCTGGGGCCGCCGGCCGGGCCGCCCGCGCCGGTCGAGGCGCCCGCGGTCCCGCCGCGGGGCACCCCCACCGGCGTGCTGCGGGTGCACCCCGGCCCACGGCTCGAGCGCCTCGGCCCGCAGGCGCTCGCAGAGCTGTGCGCGACGGCGTACGTCGTCGGGGCGGAGGCGGACCGGGTCGGGCTGCGCCTCGACGGGCCGCCGCTCACGCACGCGGACGCGGGCGAGCTGCCGAGCGAGGGGATGGTGCTGGGCTCGGTGCAGGTGCCGCCCAGCGGGCGGCCCGTGGTGTTCCTGGCCGACCACCCGCCCACCGGCGGCTACCCCGTGGTGGCCGTGGTCGACCCGGGGGACCTGTGGCAGTGCGCGCAGCTGCGACCGGGGGACCCGGTGCGCTTCACGCGGGCCCGCTGA
- a CDS encoding 5-oxoprolinase subunit PxpA — MRYVDLNADLGEEVTDDAGLLGVVTSANLACGYHAGSVAIMRAVCEEAARLGVSIGAQVSYADREHFGRRPLDVAAGTLREQVADQVGMLVEIAQSAGTSVRYLKPHGALYHRTTTDPEQARAVLEGSGGLPVLGMPGVLLDLAAGLGREVRHEGFPDRGYDASGRLVPRGEPGALLEGVGTVADQALRLLREPPGGVAGLASLCVHGDSPGAVEHARAVRAALEADGWTLRGL; from the coding sequence ATGCGGTACGTCGACCTGAACGCCGACCTCGGCGAGGAGGTCACCGACGACGCCGGGTTGCTGGGCGTGGTGACCTCCGCGAACCTCGCCTGCGGCTACCACGCCGGCTCGGTCGCGATCATGCGCGCGGTCTGCGAGGAGGCGGCCCGGCTGGGCGTCTCGATCGGTGCGCAGGTCTCCTACGCCGACCGTGAGCACTTCGGCCGGCGTCCGCTCGACGTCGCCGCCGGCACGCTGCGCGAGCAGGTGGCCGACCAGGTCGGCATGCTGGTCGAGATCGCGCAGTCGGCGGGCACGTCGGTGCGCTACCTCAAGCCGCACGGCGCGCTCTACCACCGCACCACCACCGACCCCGAGCAGGCGCGCGCCGTGCTCGAGGGCTCCGGAGGCCTGCCGGTGCTCGGGATGCCCGGCGTGCTGCTGGACCTGGCGGCGGGGCTGGGTCGCGAGGTGCGGCACGAGGGCTTCCCCGACCGCGGGTACGACGCCAGCGGGCGCCTGGTGCCGAGGGGTGAGCCGGGTGCGCTGCTCGAGGGCGTCGGCACCGTGGCCGACCAGGCGCTGCGGCTGCTGCGCGAGCCGCCCGGTGGCGTGGCCGGTCTCGCCTCCCTCTGCGTGCACGGCGACAGCCCCGGCGCGGTCGAGCACGCCCGCGCGGTGCGCGCCGCGCTCGAGGCCGACGGCTGGACCCTGCGCGGGCTGTGA
- the tpx gene encoding thiol peroxidase, translating into MTTTALGGTPVTLVGDLPATGSPAPDFRLVGTDLTTEVTRPTDQRTVLNIFPSVDTGVCAASVRAFNELAAGLADTQVICVSEDLPFAQARFCGAEGIESVVAASAFRSTFGQDFGVTLVDGKFEGLLARSVVVIDRDGTVLHTELVPEIAQEPDYDAVAAALA; encoded by the coding sequence ATGACCACCACCGCACTCGGAGGCACCCCCGTCACGCTCGTGGGTGACCTCCCCGCCACCGGCAGCCCCGCTCCCGACTTCCGCCTCGTCGGCACCGACCTGACCACCGAGGTCACGCGCCCCACCGACCAGCGCACCGTGCTCAACATCTTCCCCAGCGTCGACACCGGCGTCTGCGCCGCCAGCGTGCGCGCGTTCAACGAGCTGGCCGCCGGACTGGCCGACACCCAGGTCATCTGCGTCTCGGAGGACCTGCCGTTCGCCCAGGCCCGCTTCTGCGGCGCCGAGGGCATCGAGTCGGTCGTGGCGGCCTCGGCCTTCCGCTCCACCTTCGGCCAGGACTTCGGCGTCACCCTCGTCGACGGCAAGTTCGAGGGCCTGCTGGCCCGCTCGGTCGTCGTCATCGACCGCGACGGCACCGTGCTGCACACCGAGCTGGTCCCCGAGATCGCCCAGGAGCCCGACTACGACGCGGTGGCCGCCGCACTGGCCTGA
- a CDS encoding DNA polymerase IV, with the protein MRSQASVLHLDLDAFFAAVEQRDKPSLRGKPVVVGGVGGRGVVATASYEARVHGVRSAMSTREARSRCPHAAFLSGRFHAYREASRVVMGLLREVSPLVEPLSLDEAFVDLERADLPDLEVATVTDFAQDLRRRVHEATDGLTASVGLATSKLVAKIASDLDKPDGLVVVAPGTEQELLRPMRATIIPGVGPATAERLRRAGIVTVADLEAAGLDELVRLLGRAHGGGLHQMARGRDDRAVVAEREAKSVSVEGTYDTDLSDLRLIEGLLARQAGEVATRLRAAGLSGRTVSIKVRFHDFTTLSRSTTLASPTDHGPTVARSARALLAELVAGPDTGPQVRAGVRLLGVGVSGLADWVQEDLFADDADDETEDEELPEPPRARHLGAWAPGMDVEHAELGRGWVWGAGRGVVTVRFETRETPAGPVRSFPDDDPALTPWSPTEPDEDEPVSGPA; encoded by the coding sequence GTGCGCTCCCAGGCCTCGGTCCTCCACCTGGACCTCGACGCCTTCTTCGCCGCGGTCGAGCAGCGGGACAAGCCCTCGCTGCGCGGCAAGCCCGTGGTCGTCGGCGGGGTCGGCGGGCGCGGGGTGGTCGCCACGGCGTCGTACGAGGCGCGGGTGCACGGGGTCCGCTCGGCGATGTCGACCCGCGAGGCCCGCTCGCGCTGCCCGCACGCGGCGTTCCTGTCGGGCCGCTTCCACGCCTACCGCGAGGCCAGCCGGGTGGTGATGGGCCTGCTGCGCGAGGTCTCTCCCCTGGTCGAGCCGCTCTCGCTCGACGAGGCCTTCGTCGACCTCGAGCGCGCCGACCTGCCCGACCTCGAGGTGGCGACGGTCACCGACTTCGCCCAGGACCTGCGCCGGCGGGTGCACGAGGCGACCGACGGGCTCACCGCGTCGGTGGGCCTGGCGACCAGCAAGCTGGTGGCCAAGATCGCCAGCGACCTCGACAAGCCCGACGGGCTGGTCGTGGTCGCACCCGGCACCGAGCAGGAGCTGCTGCGCCCGATGCGGGCCACGATCATCCCCGGGGTCGGCCCGGCGACGGCCGAGCGGCTGCGCCGCGCCGGGATCGTGACGGTGGCCGACCTCGAGGCCGCCGGGCTCGACGAGCTGGTGCGCCTGCTGGGCCGGGCCCACGGCGGCGGGCTGCACCAGATGGCGCGCGGGCGCGACGACCGGGCCGTGGTGGCCGAGCGGGAGGCCAAGTCGGTCAGCGTCGAGGGCACCTACGACACCGACCTGTCCGACCTGCGTCTGATCGAGGGGCTGCTGGCGCGCCAGGCCGGCGAGGTCGCGACCCGGTTGCGGGCGGCCGGGCTGTCGGGGCGCACGGTGAGCATCAAGGTGCGCTTCCACGACTTCACCACGCTGAGCCGCTCGACGACGCTGGCCTCCCCCACCGACCACGGCCCGACGGTCGCGCGCAGCGCCCGTGCCCTGCTGGCCGAGCTGGTGGCCGGCCCCGACACCGGGCCCCAGGTCCGCGCCGGGGTCCGGCTGCTCGGCGTGGGCGTCTCGGGGCTGGCCGACTGGGTGCAGGAGGACCTCTTCGCCGACGACGCCGACGACGAGACCGAGGACGAGGAGCTGCCCGAGCCGCCGCGCGCCCGGCACCTCGGGGCCTGGGCGCCCGGGATGGACGTCGAGCACGCCGAGCTCGGTCGCGGCTGGGTGTGGGGAGCCGGGCGCGGGGTGGTGACCGTGCGCTTCGAGACCCGCGAGACGCCGGCCGGGCCGGTGCGCTCCTTCCCCGACGACGACCCCGCCCTGACACCGTGGTCGCCCACGGAGCCCGACGAGGACGAGCCCGTCAGCGGGCCCGCGTGA
- a CDS encoding universal stress protein encodes MGTVVVGYVNKPEGRAALARGIEESKLRGLRLVVVSSHRGGQEYDTQAAGKAQVELDEVRAELEGTGVDFELRQLVRGFEPAEDLIGLAADSDAELLVIGLRRRSPVGKLILGSNAQRILLDASCPVLAVKA; translated from the coding sequence ATGGGCACCGTCGTGGTCGGGTACGTCAACAAGCCGGAGGGGCGCGCCGCGCTGGCGCGGGGGATCGAGGAGTCGAAGCTGCGCGGGCTGCGGCTGGTCGTGGTCTCCTCGCACCGCGGTGGCCAGGAGTACGACACCCAGGCCGCGGGCAAGGCCCAGGTCGAGCTCGACGAGGTGCGCGCCGAGCTCGAGGGCACCGGAGTCGACTTCGAGCTGCGCCAGCTGGTGCGCGGCTTCGAGCCCGCCGAGGACCTGATCGGGCTGGCCGCCGACAGCGATGCTGAGCTGCTGGTCATCGGGCTGCGCCGCCGCTCGCCGGTCGGCAAGCTGATCCTGGGCTCCAACGCGCAGCGCATCCTGCTGGACGCCTCCTGCCCGGTGCTGGCTGTCAAGGCCTGA
- a CDS encoding glutamate--cysteine ligase has product MGEEVEAQEFSRADRTRHRAKVRRCLDVFARMLREAAFDTDDPMTGLEVELNLIDERGDPALKNADVLERIADPDFQTELGQYNIEINVPPARLREGGLTQFEDELRRDLDDAEAKASEVGAHLLMIGILPTLADGHMTRQTLSANPRYALLSDQILDARGEDIAISISGAETLETTADSIVPEAACTSTQFHVQTSPDQFAAYWNASQAIAAPQLAVAANSPYLLGRELWRETRIPLFEQATETRSEELKAQGVRPRVWFGERWITSVFDLFEENVRYFPALLPVTEDEDPLEVLESGGTPALAELRLHNGTVYRWNRPVYDVVDDVPHLRVENRLLAAGPTVVDTVANAAFYYGLVRALVDSPRPLWSQMSFSAAEENLHVAAQQGIDAQIYWPGVGQVPATELVLRRLLPMAHEGLESWGVEADVRDRLLGIIEQRCLTGVNGAEWFVERMRRRRGEDRYDALRATVLEYRERMHTNEPVHTWD; this is encoded by the coding sequence ATGGGTGAAGAGGTCGAGGCTCAGGAGTTCAGCCGCGCGGACCGCACGCGGCACCGCGCCAAGGTGCGGCGCTGCCTCGACGTGTTCGCGCGCATGCTGCGCGAGGCGGCCTTCGACACCGACGACCCGATGACCGGTCTCGAGGTCGAGCTCAACCTCATCGACGAGCGCGGCGACCCGGCGCTGAAGAACGCCGACGTGCTCGAGCGGATCGCCGACCCCGACTTCCAGACCGAGCTCGGCCAGTACAACATCGAGATCAACGTGCCGCCGGCCCGGCTGCGCGAGGGCGGGCTGACCCAGTTCGAGGACGAGCTGCGGCGCGACCTCGACGACGCCGAGGCCAAGGCCTCCGAGGTCGGCGCCCACCTGCTGATGATCGGCATCCTGCCCACGCTGGCCGACGGGCACATGACCCGGCAGACGCTCAGCGCCAACCCCCGCTACGCCCTGCTCAGCGACCAGATCCTCGACGCGCGCGGCGAGGACATCGCGATCTCGATCTCGGGTGCCGAGACCCTCGAGACCACCGCCGACTCGATCGTGCCCGAGGCCGCCTGCACCAGCACCCAGTTCCACGTGCAGACCTCGCCCGACCAGTTCGCGGCCTACTGGAACGCCTCGCAGGCGATCGCCGCCCCCCAGCTGGCGGTGGCCGCCAACTCGCCGTACCTGCTGGGGCGCGAGCTGTGGCGCGAGACGCGGATCCCGCTCTTCGAGCAGGCCACCGAGACCCGCAGCGAGGAGCTGAAGGCCCAGGGCGTCCGGCCGCGGGTGTGGTTCGGGGAGCGCTGGATCACCTCGGTCTTCGACCTGTTCGAGGAGAACGTGCGCTACTTCCCGGCCCTGCTGCCGGTCACCGAGGACGAGGACCCGCTCGAGGTGCTGGAGTCGGGCGGCACCCCGGCCCTCGCCGAGCTGCGGCTGCACAACGGCACCGTCTACCGGTGGAACCGGCCGGTCTACGACGTGGTCGACGACGTGCCGCACCTACGGGTCGAGAACCGGCTGCTGGCCGCCGGTCCGACGGTGGTCGACACGGTCGCCAACGCCGCCTTCTACTACGGGCTGGTGCGGGCCCTGGTCGACTCGCCGCGCCCGCTGTGGTCGCAGATGTCTTTCAGCGCCGCGGAGGAGAACCTGCACGTCGCCGCGCAGCAGGGCATCGACGCGCAGATCTACTGGCCCGGGGTCGGCCAGGTGCCGGCCACGGAGCTGGTGCTGCGCCGCCTGCTGCCGATGGCGCACGAGGGGCTGGAGTCGTGGGGCGTCGAGGCCGACGTGCGCGACCGGCTGCTCGGGATCATCGAGCAGCGCTGCCTCACCGGCGTCAACGGAGCCGAGTGGTTCGTGGAGCGGATGCGGCGCCGCCGCGGCGAGGACCGCTACGACGCCCTGCGGGCCACGGTGCTGGAGTACCGCGAGCGGATGCACACCAACGAGCCCGTGCACACCTGGGACTAG
- a CDS encoding AI-2E family transporter, with translation MHPQLSSSTPSREEVVGRGIDWLARWTVRWLLVALGAVALGWLVGKGWSIVLPVVLALILTTVLQPPARWLERRWRLPAAAAALTVILVGLGLVTALGVTIAPSVGEQAVELADSASLGLAEVERLVADSSLQITQTQVETFVEAAQDRLQSSASSIASGVLVGVGAVTSALITFVLTLVLSFFFIKDGRRFLPWLHQLTGERAGPHLVEVGSRAWATLGGFVRTQALVGLIDAVLIGIGLLVVGVPLAVPLAVITFIAAFAPIVGAVTVGALAVLVALVANGWVSALIVLAIVLGVQQLEGNVLLPWLQGRSLRLHAGVVLLTIVLGSTLYGVAGAFLGVPAVAVLAVVVRYLDDQVRERTGEPTKEQPDHPVAEVDPEDDEQDASATDEQDRV, from the coding sequence ATGCACCCCCAACTCTCCTCCAGCACCCCGTCCCGCGAGGAGGTCGTGGGCCGCGGCATCGACTGGCTGGCCCGCTGGACCGTGCGCTGGCTCCTCGTCGCGCTCGGCGCGGTCGCCCTGGGCTGGCTGGTCGGCAAGGGCTGGTCGATCGTGCTGCCCGTCGTGCTGGCCCTGATCCTGACGACCGTGCTGCAGCCGCCGGCCCGGTGGCTCGAGCGCCGGTGGCGGCTGCCGGCGGCCGCCGCGGCGCTGACGGTCATCCTCGTCGGGCTGGGCCTGGTCACCGCCCTGGGCGTGACGATCGCACCCTCCGTCGGCGAGCAGGCCGTCGAGCTGGCCGACTCCGCCTCGCTCGGGCTCGCCGAGGTGGAGCGGCTGGTCGCCGACAGCTCGCTGCAGATCACCCAGACCCAGGTCGAGACCTTCGTCGAGGCCGCGCAGGACCGTCTGCAGTCCAGTGCCAGCAGCATCGCCTCGGGAGTCCTGGTCGGTGTCGGCGCGGTGACCTCGGCGCTGATCACCTTCGTCCTGACGCTCGTCCTGTCGTTCTTCTTCATCAAGGACGGCCGCCGGTTCCTGCCCTGGCTGCACCAGCTCACCGGTGAGCGCGCCGGGCCGCACCTCGTGGAGGTCGGTTCGCGGGCCTGGGCGACCCTGGGCGGCTTCGTGCGCACCCAGGCCCTCGTGGGTCTCATCGACGCCGTCCTCATCGGCATCGGCCTGCTCGTCGTGGGCGTGCCGCTGGCGGTGCCACTGGCGGTGATCACCTTCATCGCCGCCTTCGCCCCCATCGTGGGTGCCGTCACCGTCGGGGCGCTCGCCGTGCTGGTGGCGCTCGTGGCCAACGGCTGGGTCTCCGCGCTGATCGTGCTGGCCATCGTGCTGGGCGTCCAGCAGCTCGAGGGCAACGTCCTGCTGCCGTGGCTGCAGGGCCGCAGCCTGCGCCTGCACGCCGGGGTCGTGCTCCTCACGATCGTGCTGGGCTCGACCCTCTACGGCGTGGCCGGGGCCTTCCTGGGCGTGCCCGCGGTGGCCGTGCTCGCCGTGGTGGTGCGCTACCTCGACGACCAGGTGCGCGAGCGCACCGGCGAGCCGACCAAGGAGCAGCCCGACCACCCCGTCGCCGAGGTCGACCCCGAGGACGACGAGCAGGACGCCTCGGCGACCGACGAGCAGGACCGGGTCTGA